One genomic region from Microcystis panniformis FACHB-1757 encodes:
- a CDS encoding GNAT family N-acetyltransferase, giving the protein MVFWKRLFNSSEVTASPDYSGDLVEVAQNDLGQTRVFFSTDRELDLYELEELCDSVGWARRPLRKVKKAIECSFLVVSMWEVRGNRRRLVGFARATSDHAFNATVWDVVVHPHYQSKGFGKALMKFMIRKLRGEDISNITLFADPQVVDFYRRLGFVLDPEGIKGMFWYPD; this is encoded by the coding sequence ATGGTTTTTTGGAAAAGATTGTTTAATAGCTCGGAAGTCACTGCATCACCTGACTATTCGGGAGACTTGGTAGAGGTTGCCCAGAATGACCTCGGACAGACGCGAGTGTTTTTTAGTACCGATCGAGAGCTAGACCTATATGAGTTAGAAGAACTTTGTGACTCGGTAGGTTGGGCCCGTCGTCCTTTACGCAAAGTTAAAAAGGCGATCGAATGTAGTTTTTTAGTCGTGTCGATGTGGGAAGTGCGAGGTAATCGCCGTCGTTTAGTGGGTTTTGCTCGTGCCACTTCCGATCACGCTTTTAATGCTACAGTCTGGGATGTGGTTGTTCATCCTCACTATCAAAGTAAAGGCTTTGGTAAAGCATTAATGAAATTTATGATCAGGAAGTTGCGGGGTGAGGACATCAGTAATATAACTCTTTTCGCCGATCCGCAGGTGGTGGATTTCTATCGTCGTCTCGGTTTTGTTCTCGATCCCGAAGGTATCAAAGGGATGTTTTGGTATCCCGATTAA
- a CDS encoding peptidylprolyl isomerase, producing the protein MSSIIEIGDQKISESEVLPLLAKYGMLPQLIREVIIEQAIANITCNPEERNAAYSRFYQNNQIANDEQMKSWLRQNGMDSEQLEYLILRDIKLEKFKQETWDNKVESYFLQVKNQLDKVVYSLIRTKNIGIAQELFFRIQDRENTFAELAKKYSQGAEAETGGLIGPVELSTPHPQIGQILKVCKPGQLWPPTQVGEWVVIVRLEKYLSCELDPPTRQRLRNDLFQQWLTAQMQTVKFISESNPVNSEQGSII; encoded by the coding sequence ATGAGTTCAATTATTGAAATCGGCGACCAAAAAATTAGCGAGTCAGAGGTATTGCCTCTTTTGGCAAAATATGGTATGTTACCCCAGTTAATCCGGGAAGTAATTATCGAGCAAGCGATCGCCAATATCACCTGCAATCCCGAAGAAAGAAACGCCGCCTATTCCCGTTTCTATCAAAATAATCAAATTGCCAACGATGAACAAATGAAATCTTGGTTACGACAAAACGGGATGGATTCCGAACAACTAGAATATCTAATTCTGCGGGACATTAAATTGGAAAAATTTAAACAGGAGACTTGGGATAACAAAGTAGAATCCTACTTCTTGCAAGTCAAAAATCAATTGGATAAGGTGGTTTATTCCCTGATTCGGACAAAAAATATCGGCATTGCCCAGGAACTATTTTTCCGGATACAGGATCGAGAAAATACCTTCGCTGAACTAGCTAAAAAATACTCCCAGGGAGCAGAAGCGGAAACCGGAGGACTAATCGGACCTGTGGAACTGAGCACTCCCCATCCCCAGATTGGGCAAATTCTCAAAGTCTGTAAACCGGGGCAACTGTGGCCACCGACGCAAGTGGGAGAATGGGTCGTGATTGTCCGACTGGAAAAATATTTATCCTGTGAACTGGATCCTCCCACCCGTCAACGCTTACGCAATGATTTATTCCAACAATGGTTAACGGCTCAAATGCAAACAGTGAAATTTATCTCCGAATCAAACCCAGTCAATAGCGAGCAGGGATCGATTATATAG